In Bacillus carboniphilus, one genomic interval encodes:
- the glcD gene encoding glycolate oxidase subunit GlcD: MLSEKFIGLLKEIVGEENVQASTVHRLAYSYDATAQYQSLPDAIVSPRNTKEVSEIIRLCQSKKIPIVPRGSGTNLAAGTVPSSGGIVLLFKHMNKIIELDEENLTVTVQPGVITKDLIDYVEKFDLFYPPDPSSMKISTIGGNINENSGGLRGLKYGVTRDYVYGLEVVMANGDIVKTGGKLAKDVAGYDLTSLFVGSEGTLGIVTEATLKLLPKPTYKETMLAFYDSLEHAAETVSKIIASKIIPATLEFMDQATIEVVEEYTKIGLPTDVEAVLLLEQDGPEEVVRDEMKRMEQVCKANHARKVTLASTQEEAEDLRTARRVALSALARKTPTTILEDATVPRSKIAEMVRKIRSIAEKHNVTICTFGHAGDGNLHPTCLTDARNKEEMERVEEAFAEIFSASIDLGGTITGEHGVGEMKAPYLEWKLGKEGIHVMKSIKDALDPTHIMNPGKVFAKSSKKRVVVTNDTNSSSTKNTTRV, encoded by the coding sequence ATACTATCGGAAAAATTTATAGGTCTACTAAAAGAAATTGTCGGTGAGGAAAATGTTCAGGCTTCCACTGTTCATAGGCTGGCATATTCGTATGATGCTACAGCTCAATACCAGTCGCTTCCTGATGCTATTGTATCTCCAAGAAATACGAAAGAAGTATCTGAAATCATTCGTCTTTGTCAGTCAAAGAAAATACCAATTGTACCAAGAGGGTCTGGTACCAACCTTGCAGCTGGTACTGTTCCTTCATCAGGTGGGATTGTTCTTTTGTTTAAGCATATGAACAAAATCATAGAATTGGATGAAGAAAACTTAACGGTTACAGTTCAACCGGGTGTGATTACGAAAGACTTGATTGACTACGTAGAAAAATTTGACTTGTTTTACCCACCTGATCCAAGTTCCATGAAGATTTCAACCATAGGCGGAAATATCAATGAAAACTCTGGGGGACTCCGTGGGTTAAAATACGGTGTAACTCGTGATTACGTGTACGGATTAGAAGTGGTAATGGCTAACGGAGATATCGTTAAGACTGGTGGGAAATTAGCTAAGGATGTAGCTGGGTATGATCTAACTAGTTTATTTGTAGGTTCAGAAGGAACATTAGGCATTGTAACAGAAGCTACCCTAAAACTACTCCCAAAACCTACATATAAAGAAACAATGCTAGCATTCTATGATTCATTGGAACATGCTGCTGAAACGGTATCTAAAATAATTGCGTCCAAAATAATTCCAGCAACACTAGAATTTATGGATCAGGCAACCATAGAGGTTGTGGAGGAATATACAAAGATTGGGTTACCAACCGATGTAGAAGCGGTTCTTCTCCTTGAACAGGATGGTCCTGAAGAAGTAGTTAGAGATGAAATGAAGCGGATGGAACAGGTTTGCAAAGCTAATCATGCTAGGAAAGTAACACTGGCATCAACACAAGAAGAAGCAGAAGATCTTAGGACTGCAAGACGTGTTGCGTTATCTGCTCTAGCTAGAAAAACTCCTACTACCATATTGGAGGATGCGACTGTACCTAGATCCAAAATAGCAGAAATGGTACGAAAAATTCGTAGTATTGCAGAAAAGCACAATGTAACAATTTGTACATTTGGTCATGCAGGCGATGGGAATTTACATCCTACCTGTTTAACAGATGCAAGGAATAAAGAGGAGATGGAAAGAGTTGAGGAAGCCTTTGCTGAAATTTTCTCTGCTTCCATTGACTTAGGTGGAACGATAACGGGTGAACATGGTGTTGGGGAAATGAAGGCGCCCTACCTAGAATGGAAACTTGGTAAAGAAGGAATCCATGTAATGAAAAGTATTAAGGATGCATTGGATCCAACTCATATAATGAACCCCGGAAAGGTGTTTGCCAAGAGTTCAAAGAAACGTGTGGTGGTTACTAATGACACAAACAGCTCTTCAACAAAAAATACAACAAGGGTTTAA
- a CDS encoding CdaR family transcriptional regulator, whose product MLLNENLAQRIVEEVKKLMNEEVIVTDIEGIIRASTNPSRIGEFHEGAVLAIRDKQAIHMTEEKVKKLKGVRFGIVLPLMIHEKPLGVIGITGKPEVVAPYGQLLKRVTELFIQENSYREEQERLTRELELFVFDWLHADQWGEDLIERSSFFQVDMYSYHQVLVIKSADDPFQLTFSDIETIQKQWRSYEGALFIRWGQEKLLVFIPIETNSIKKQDVETLLNILSPYTKGRCIAGVGQKVDPKAILKSYNQAERAVLVATKRNGVVFEEELQFDILQYSLPEEAKREFIKRTILPIQNEEVLLRTLQAWFQNNLSNKEAARELHIHINTLHYRLRKIEEITSLDLNNIHHLVMLYVAYRFMYEDTKNSH is encoded by the coding sequence GTGCTATTAAATGAAAATTTGGCTCAAAGAATTGTAGAAGAAGTAAAGAAATTGATGAATGAAGAAGTAATTGTAACTGATATTGAAGGTATTATAAGGGCTAGTACTAATCCGTCTCGAATTGGTGAATTCCATGAAGGAGCAGTACTTGCTATTCGTGATAAACAAGCTATTCATATGACAGAAGAAAAGGTTAAAAAGTTAAAAGGAGTTCGTTTTGGTATTGTTCTTCCACTAATGATTCATGAAAAGCCACTTGGAGTGATCGGAATTACTGGAAAACCGGAAGTCGTAGCTCCCTATGGACAATTGTTAAAACGAGTAACTGAGCTCTTTATTCAAGAGAATTCTTATCGTGAGGAACAAGAAAGGTTAACAAGGGAGCTAGAGTTGTTTGTTTTTGATTGGCTTCATGCAGATCAATGGGGTGAAGATTTAATCGAGAGAAGTTCTTTTTTTCAAGTGGACATGTACTCTTATCACCAGGTTCTTGTTATCAAGTCTGCCGACGATCCCTTTCAGCTTACTTTTTCTGATATTGAAACAATTCAAAAGCAGTGGCGTTCATACGAAGGGGCATTATTCATAAGGTGGGGCCAAGAGAAATTATTAGTTTTCATTCCTATCGAAACAAACAGCATAAAAAAGCAAGATGTTGAAACCTTACTGAATATCCTATCACCATATACAAAGGGCCGTTGTATCGCTGGTGTAGGTCAGAAAGTTGATCCTAAAGCTATACTTAAGTCCTATAACCAAGCAGAACGTGCTGTTTTGGTAGCAACGAAACGAAATGGGGTAGTTTTTGAGGAAGAGCTGCAATTTGACATCCTTCAATATTCTCTACCTGAAGAAGCTAAAAGAGAATTCATAAAGAGGACGATCTTACCTATTCAAAACGAAGAGGTATTGTTGAGGACTCTCCAGGCTTGGTTTCAAAACAACTTATCAAATAAAGAAGCGGCAAGAGAACTCCATATACATATAAACACCCTGCATTATCGATTAAGAAAAATAGAAGAAATTACCTCATTGGATCTTAATAACATCCATCATTTAGTAATGTTATATGTTGCCTACCGATTTATGTATGAAGATACAAAAAACAGTCATTAA
- a CDS encoding TRAP transporter permease has protein sequence MSKAAENLTAEQQEELLKKYDREANTRNLAGIAAIIVFVLLLSFSLFQLYTGIFGQYTAYIQRTVHLGFALALIFLLFPARKNGNKRKVAWYDYLLALISIVVSAYWPFFYEQLVQQIGGITQAQVIVGGIAILLVLEATRRAVGLPITIIAVVFLIYALLGPNMPGMLAHRGLDLNQLIKSMFFTTEGILGTPLQVSSTYIFLFLLFGAFLVQTGVGNYFNELAITIAGRRIGGPAKVAIFSSALQGTISGSSVANTVTSGSYTIPLMKKLGYRKEFAGAVEAAASTGGQIMPPIMGAAAFLMIEFAGVGYWEIAKAAVIPALLYFSGIWIMTHFEAKRIGLLGLSKDEMPDKKEVFKKIYLLTPILAIVWFLFSGMSIERSALLGIVVVILVSLFRKDTRITPVKFVRALTDGARTALGVAAATACAGIIVGVVTKTGLGLKLGNSLVDIAGAIASTPEIQLLLTLFLTMIASIILGMGSPTTANYIITSTIALPALIALNSELEVAIPILAAHMFVFYFGIVADITPPVALAAFAASGISGGEPIRTGFNASKLAIAAFIIPYMFVLQPQLLMIDVTWTGIIWILFTALTGMIAIGGGLIGFWYRKLHWVERILSVAAGLMLMYPEGNSDLYGLGLFVVMLIVQFVIKRDKGVKEAPSTLEA, from the coding sequence ATGAGTAAAGCAGCTGAAAACCTAACAGCAGAACAGCAAGAAGAGCTTTTAAAAAAGTATGACAGAGAGGCAAATACACGAAATTTAGCTGGAATAGCAGCCATTATCGTATTTGTACTTCTTTTATCATTTTCCTTATTTCAACTATATACGGGTATTTTTGGTCAATATACAGCTTATATCCAAAGGACTGTACACTTAGGATTTGCATTAGCTTTAATTTTTCTTTTATTCCCTGCGAGGAAGAATGGAAACAAGAGGAAAGTTGCATGGTATGATTACCTGCTTGCGCTCATATCCATAGTTGTCAGTGCTTATTGGCCATTCTTTTACGAACAGCTCGTACAACAGATTGGTGGAATAACTCAAGCTCAAGTAATTGTTGGTGGAATTGCGATTCTTCTTGTACTAGAAGCAACTAGAAGAGCTGTTGGACTACCAATTACGATTATTGCAGTTGTTTTTCTCATTTATGCATTACTTGGGCCAAACATGCCAGGTATGTTAGCTCATCGTGGACTAGATCTTAATCAGTTAATTAAGTCTATGTTCTTTACAACAGAAGGTATTTTAGGTACACCATTACAGGTTTCCTCTACGTATATCTTCTTATTTCTTTTGTTTGGAGCATTTTTAGTACAGACAGGTGTTGGAAACTATTTTAATGAACTAGCTATTACAATTGCTGGTAGACGTATTGGTGGTCCAGCAAAGGTAGCCATTTTCTCCAGTGCCCTACAAGGTACAATCTCTGGTAGCTCGGTTGCTAACACGGTTACTTCTGGTTCCTATACGATTCCACTAATGAAAAAGCTAGGATACCGAAAGGAATTCGCGGGTGCTGTTGAGGCAGCAGCTTCAACAGGTGGGCAAATTATGCCGCCAATCATGGGTGCAGCTGCATTTCTAATGATTGAATTTGCAGGTGTAGGTTATTGGGAGATAGCAAAAGCTGCTGTTATTCCAGCACTGCTTTATTTCTCCGGAATTTGGATTATGACCCATTTTGAAGCGAAAAGAATTGGTCTGTTAGGGCTTTCAAAAGACGAAATGCCTGATAAAAAAGAAGTGTTTAAAAAGATTTACCTTTTAACTCCAATCCTTGCCATTGTTTGGTTCTTGTTTAGTGGTATGAGTATTGAACGTTCTGCTCTATTAGGTATTGTCGTAGTTATTTTGGTAAGTTTATTCCGTAAAGATACAAGAATTACCCCTGTCAAATTTGTAAGAGCACTTACAGATGGGGCTAGAACGGCTCTTGGAGTTGCTGCAGCGACTGCTTGTGCCGGGATAATTGTTGGGGTTGTAACGAAAACAGGTTTAGGTCTAAAGCTTGGAAATAGTTTAGTAGATATTGCTGGAGCTATTGCTAGTACGCCTGAAATTCAATTATTGTTAACTTTATTCTTAACAATGATTGCATCTATTATTTTAGGGATGGGTTCTCCAACAACAGCAAACTATATTATTACATCAACGATTGCTTTACCCGCGTTAATTGCTTTGAATAGTGAGTTAGAGGTAGCTATTCCTATTCTTGCAGCGCATATGTTTGTCTTCTACTTCGGTATTGTGGCAGATATTACACCACCTGTAGCATTAGCTGCATTTGCAGCCAGTGGTATATCGGGTGGAGAGCCTATTAGAACAGGCTTTAATGCATCGAAGCTTGCCATTGCAGCCTTTATCATCCCTTATATGTTTGTTTTACAACCACAGTTACTCATGATTGATGTGACCTGGACGGGTATTATCTGGATATTGTTCACAGCCCTTACGGGAATGATTGCAATTGGTGGTGGCCTCATTGGATTCTGGTATAGAAAGCTACATTGGGTTGAACGAATCTTAAGTGTTGCTGCCGGTCTAATGTTAATGTATCCGGAAGGTAATTCTGACCTTTATGGATTAGGTCTATTTGTAGTCATGTTAATAGTGCAATTTGTAATCAAGCGAGATAAAGGTGTTAAAGAAGCACCATCTACATTAGAAGCATAA
- a CDS encoding DUF1850 domain-containing protein, whose amino-acid sequence MKKLFRQKKLLITALMILVVLFVCFMIPFRTALVFYKQNTSQIQAFLPIEKGETFQIIWKHSIHLTDVVEKFRVTEKHEFEEYEMIYEHFGIGMPSNAGKGETFVYENGKYHIKDMERVFPTINIRNGRTVSEHRLVWGENGEKMVRFNEYFEPGAFFTMKVDRLNLWQYLKGVKIHE is encoded by the coding sequence ATGAAGAAGCTTTTCAGACAAAAGAAACTACTCATCACAGCCCTCATGATCCTTGTTGTTCTATTCGTTTGTTTTATGATACCTTTCCGAACAGCACTAGTATTTTATAAGCAAAATACATCACAAATCCAAGCCTTTCTCCCCATAGAAAAAGGGGAAACCTTTCAAATTATTTGGAAACATTCCATTCACTTAACTGATGTAGTTGAAAAATTTAGAGTAACTGAAAAGCATGAATTTGAAGAATATGAAATGATCTATGAACATTTTGGTATTGGAATGCCTTCCAATGCTGGCAAAGGAGAAACCTTTGTTTATGAAAATGGTAAGTATCATATAAAAGATATGGAAAGAGTCTTCCCAACAATCAATATTCGAAATGGAAGAACTGTCTCAGAGCACCGTCTGGTCTGGGGAGAGAATGGGGAAAAAATGGTCAGGTTTAATGAATATTTTGAACCAGGAGCCTTTTTTACTATGAAGGTTGATCGTTTAAACCTATGGCAGTATTTGAAAGGAGTGAAGATACATGAGTAA